The proteins below come from a single Papaver somniferum cultivar HN1 chromosome 11, ASM357369v1, whole genome shotgun sequence genomic window:
- the LOC113322502 gene encoding photosynthetic NDH subunit of subcomplex B 2, chloroplastic-like: MASSLISFSLLKPKLNLIRASSLPSSVATTITETRTSSPTLDQKFGRKGIKFTETGSIPTVELTTRNGSSLSLRIPDGLVTSYKPKINWKNDGFEELLYTVPGPGGDLDSIKGGVGLVLNDVSDVNSKVSPVCTSKWEVKDVDSDSIDALQVELSCTCGTLEISYIVSLYPISMATAVVIQNNGSKPVNLTSAILSHLKFNGQGGAAIEGLRGCSYCSHPPLSSKFEIMSPAEAMKPDSPDWFSFGSEPEIKQGSWTKEENRFTMLKHKFSRVYTVPPTERLKRIYDTAPSKYETIDQGRELQFRMIRMGYDDIYIGSPGSFSGKFGTEYFVCTGPASMLVPVIVNPGEEWRGALMIEHDNL, translated from the exons ATGGCGTCTTCCCTCATCTCCTTCTCTCTCCTCAAACCGAAACTCAATTTAATCAGAGCTTCATCATTGCCGTCATCCGTCGCCACCACCATTACCGAAACCAGAACATCGTCGCCTACGCTTGACCAGAAGTTCGGCCGGAAAGGCATCAAATTCACAGAGACTGGCAGCATTCCAACTGTCGAGCTTACCACTAGAAATGGCAGCTCACTATCTCTACGAATACCTGATGGTCTTGTTACCTCGTACAAGCCAAAGATCAATTGGAAAAACGATGGGTTTGAGGAGCTTCTTTACACTGTCCCTGGCCCTGGTGGTGACTTGGATTCAATCAAAGGTGGAGTTGGTTTAGTCCTCAATGATGTTTCAGACGTAAATTCAAAAGTTAGTCCGGTCTGCACATCGAAATGGGAAGTTAAAGATGTTGATTCAGACTCCATTGATGCTCTCCAG GTTGAACTAAGCTGTACATGTGGAACTCTTGAAATATCCTACATTGTGTCATTATATCCAATAAGCATGGCAACAGCAGTAGTGATACAAAATAATGGTTCAAAACCTGTAAATCTAACCAGTGCAATATTAAGTCATTTGAAATTTAATGGTCAAGGTGGTGCTGCAATTGAAGGACTTAGAGGTTGCTCATACTGTTCTCACCCACCATTATCTTCCAAGTTTGAAATCATGTCTCCAGCTGAAGCCATGAAACCTGATTCACCTGATTGGTTTTCTTTTGGTTCTGAACCTGAAATTAAACAAGGTTCATGGACAAAAGAAGAAAATCGTTTTACTATGTTGAAACATAAGTTTAGTCGAGTATACACCGTCCCCCCAACAGAAAGATTAAAGAGAATTTATGATACAGCACCTTCCAAATACGAAACCATCGACCAG GGTCGTGAACTTCAATTTAGAATGATAAGGATGGGTTATGATGACATTTACATAGGAAGTCCTGGTTCTTTCTCTGGAAAATTTGGAACGGAATACTTTGTATGTACTGGTCCTGCATCAATGCTGGTGCCGGTGATTGTGAACCCAGGTGAAGAATGGCGTGGAGCATTGATGATTGAGCATGATAATTTGTAG
- the LOC113322156 gene encoding protein SINE1-like isoform X1 has translation MGRNLSPVMRRELANLDKDADSRKSAMKALKSYVKDLDSKAIPMFLAQVSETKNPGSMAGEHTISLYEVLARVHGTNIVPQIDNIMFTIIRTLTSSAGSFPLQQACSKVVPAIARYAIDPSTPEDKKKRIIESLCKPLSESLLGTQESLAVGAALCLKSLVDSDNWRFASDELVNEVCLRVAGALEEKPTQSNSHMSLAMSLGKNNSLIVEAYARSLIRSGLRILNVGVVEGNSQKRLSAIQMVNFLMKCVDPRSIFSELETVMEEMEKCDNDQMAFVKGAAYEALQTAKLIASDKGSKLIASDKGSKLEKDPGSATGSNFTRRTDYHRRQNSWGGRSRSPVSAVSQESQTVYSVEYDSFVDSPMSTGQSSSNFDYRGRSVYRKLWRNENGGVDVSLKDGLYANGFSSNGLKNYSEHMEDDNLSDDGGDQSEAFSGFVHAAPRNGVAICATPSPQRGFDQCNVDDIRIFTTPRKLIRSLQDPIDSNSDYSSAKPVRRIRTPASSNSERSPARMIAIPMNDEPNDNENVKTCKQSSDGSESVSSTCEVVAEDNNEVSSGVTPECKTIAQSITPKRRSFTKVIMKFLFVVLFFLIAIMVSTMLSDNQEGSLVPT, from the exons ATGGGTAGAAATCTGAGTCCAGTAATGAGAAGGGAGCTAGCAAATTTGGATAAAGATGCTGATAGTAGGAAATCAGCAATGAAAGCACTAAAATCCTATGTAAAAGACCTTGATTCAAAGGCCATTCCTATGTTTCTTGCCCAGGTTTCTGAAACAAAAAATCCTGGTTCAATGGCTGGGGAACACACAATTTCTCTCTATGAAGTCCTGGCTAGAGttcatggaactaatattgtgCCTCAGATTGACAACATAATGTTCACCATTATCAGGACTTTAACATCGAGTGCTGGGTCTTTTCCTCTTCAACAGGCTTGTTCTAAGGTGGTACCTGCAATTGCAAGGTATGCAATAGATCCATCAACACCTGaagacaagaaaaaaaggataatTGAATCTCTTTGTAAGCCTCTTTCTGAATCTCTCTTGGGTACTCAAGAAAGTCTTGCAGTTGGAGCTGCTCTCTGTCTTAAATCCCTGGTAGATTCAGATAACTGGAGATTTGCATCAGATGAGCTGGTCAATGAGGTTTGTCTGAGAGTTGCTGGAGCATTGGAAGAGAAACCAACTCAGAGCAATTCACACATGAGCTTGGCTATGTCACTGGGCAAGAATAACAGCCTAATTGTTGAGGCCTATGCAAGATCTCTAATTCGATCTGGATTGAGAATCCTGAATGTTGGAGTAGTAGAGGGTAATTCCCAGAAAAGGTTATCAGCGATTCagatggtgaatttcttgatgaaGTGCGTCGATCCCAGGAGTATATTCTCAGAGCTTGAGACAGTGATGGAGGAAATGGAGAAGTGCGACAATGATCAGATGGCATTTGTGAAGGGAGCTGCTTATGAAGCATTGCAGACTGCAAAATTGATAGCTTCGGATAAAGGATCCAAATTGATAGCTTCAGATAAAGGATCAAAATTGGAGAAGGACCCAGGTTCAGCTACGGGGTCAAATTTCACCAGAAGAACTGATTACCACAGGAGGCAGAATTCATGGGGTGGTAGAAGTAGATCTCCAGTTTCTGCTGTATCACAAGAATCACAGACAGTTTATTCGGTTGAGTACGATTCTTTTGTTGATTCTCCTATGTCAACAGGGCAATCTTCTTCTAATTTTGATTATAGGGGGAGATCAGTTTACAGGAAGCTCTGGAGGAATGAAAACGGTGGAGTGGATGTATCGCTTAAGGATGGACTTTACGCAAATGGTTTCAGTAGCAATGgcttgaaaaattattctgagcatATGGAAGATGACAACCTTAGCGATGATGGAGGCGATCAGTCGGAGGCCTTCTCAGGGTTTGTTCACGCTGCCCCTAGAAATGGTGTTGCAATATGTGCTACCCCCAGTCCTCAG CGGGGATTCGATCAGTGCAATGTTGATGATATTAGGATATTTACAACTCCACGGAAACTCATTCGATCACTTCAGGATCCGATTGATTCTAACTCTGACTACTCTTCCGCTAAACCAGTCAGGAGGATTAGGACTCCAGCATCAAGCAATTCGGAAAGGAGTCCAGCAAGGATGATCGCAATTCCTATGAATGATGAGCCAAATGATAATGAAAATGTGAAGACATGCAAGCAGTCATCAGATGGGTCTGAATCTGTTTCATCAACATGTGAAGTAGTTGCGGAGGATAATAATGAAGTTTCCAGTGGCGTAACTCCTGAATGCAAAACTATAGCTCAGAGTATAACTCCAAAAAGGCGGAGTTTCACAAAGGTTATTATGAAATTCCTTTTTGTGGTCTTATTTTTTCTCATTGCAATCATGGTATCAACCATGTTGAGCGACAATCAGGAAGGATCACTTGTTCCTACCTAG
- the LOC113322156 gene encoding protein SINE1-like isoform X2 — protein sequence MGRNLSPVMRRELANLDKDADSRKSAMKALKSYVKDLDSKAIPMFLAQVSETKNPGSMAGEHTISLYEVLARVHGTNIVPQIDNIMFTIIRTLTSSAGSFPLQQACSKVVPAIARYAIDPSTPEDKKKRIIESLCKPLSESLLGTQESLAVGAALCLKSLVDSDNWRFASDELVNEVCLRVAGALEEKPTQSNSHMSLAMSLGKNNSLIVEAYARSLIRSGLRILNVGVVEGNSQKRLSAIQMVNFLMKCVDPRSIFSELETVMEEMEKCDNDQMAFVKGAAYEALQTAKLIASDKGSKLIASDKGSKLEKDPGSATGSNFTRRTDYHRRQNSWGGRSRSPVSAVSQESQTVYSVEYDSFVDSPMSTGQSSSNFDYRGRSVYRKLWRNENGGVDVSLKDGLYANGFSSNGLKNYSEHMEDDNLSDDGGDQSEAFSGFVHAAPRNGVAICATPSPQGFDQCNVDDIRIFTTPRKLIRSLQDPIDSNSDYSSAKPVRRIRTPASSNSERSPARMIAIPMNDEPNDNENVKTCKQSSDGSESVSSTCEVVAEDNNEVSSGVTPECKTIAQSITPKRRSFTKVIMKFLFVVLFFLIAIMVSTMLSDNQEGSLVPT from the exons ATGGGTAGAAATCTGAGTCCAGTAATGAGAAGGGAGCTAGCAAATTTGGATAAAGATGCTGATAGTAGGAAATCAGCAATGAAAGCACTAAAATCCTATGTAAAAGACCTTGATTCAAAGGCCATTCCTATGTTTCTTGCCCAGGTTTCTGAAACAAAAAATCCTGGTTCAATGGCTGGGGAACACACAATTTCTCTCTATGAAGTCCTGGCTAGAGttcatggaactaatattgtgCCTCAGATTGACAACATAATGTTCACCATTATCAGGACTTTAACATCGAGTGCTGGGTCTTTTCCTCTTCAACAGGCTTGTTCTAAGGTGGTACCTGCAATTGCAAGGTATGCAATAGATCCATCAACACCTGaagacaagaaaaaaaggataatTGAATCTCTTTGTAAGCCTCTTTCTGAATCTCTCTTGGGTACTCAAGAAAGTCTTGCAGTTGGAGCTGCTCTCTGTCTTAAATCCCTGGTAGATTCAGATAACTGGAGATTTGCATCAGATGAGCTGGTCAATGAGGTTTGTCTGAGAGTTGCTGGAGCATTGGAAGAGAAACCAACTCAGAGCAATTCACACATGAGCTTGGCTATGTCACTGGGCAAGAATAACAGCCTAATTGTTGAGGCCTATGCAAGATCTCTAATTCGATCTGGATTGAGAATCCTGAATGTTGGAGTAGTAGAGGGTAATTCCCAGAAAAGGTTATCAGCGATTCagatggtgaatttcttgatgaaGTGCGTCGATCCCAGGAGTATATTCTCAGAGCTTGAGACAGTGATGGAGGAAATGGAGAAGTGCGACAATGATCAGATGGCATTTGTGAAGGGAGCTGCTTATGAAGCATTGCAGACTGCAAAATTGATAGCTTCGGATAAAGGATCCAAATTGATAGCTTCAGATAAAGGATCAAAATTGGAGAAGGACCCAGGTTCAGCTACGGGGTCAAATTTCACCAGAAGAACTGATTACCACAGGAGGCAGAATTCATGGGGTGGTAGAAGTAGATCTCCAGTTTCTGCTGTATCACAAGAATCACAGACAGTTTATTCGGTTGAGTACGATTCTTTTGTTGATTCTCCTATGTCAACAGGGCAATCTTCTTCTAATTTTGATTATAGGGGGAGATCAGTTTACAGGAAGCTCTGGAGGAATGAAAACGGTGGAGTGGATGTATCGCTTAAGGATGGACTTTACGCAAATGGTTTCAGTAGCAATGgcttgaaaaattattctgagcatATGGAAGATGACAACCTTAGCGATGATGGAGGCGATCAGTCGGAGGCCTTCTCAGGGTTTGTTCACGCTGCCCCTAGAAATGGTGTTGCAATATGTGCTACCCCCAGTCCTCAG GGATTCGATCAGTGCAATGTTGATGATATTAGGATATTTACAACTCCACGGAAACTCATTCGATCACTTCAGGATCCGATTGATTCTAACTCTGACTACTCTTCCGCTAAACCAGTCAGGAGGATTAGGACTCCAGCATCAAGCAATTCGGAAAGGAGTCCAGCAAGGATGATCGCAATTCCTATGAATGATGAGCCAAATGATAATGAAAATGTGAAGACATGCAAGCAGTCATCAGATGGGTCTGAATCTGTTTCATCAACATGTGAAGTAGTTGCGGAGGATAATAATGAAGTTTCCAGTGGCGTAACTCCTGAATGCAAAACTATAGCTCAGAGTATAACTCCAAAAAGGCGGAGTTTCACAAAGGTTATTATGAAATTCCTTTTTGTGGTCTTATTTTTTCTCATTGCAATCATGGTATCAACCATGTTGAGCGACAATCAGGAAGGATCACTTGTTCCTACCTAG
- the LOC113322004 gene encoding T-complex protein 1 subunit theta-like: MAGYGINSMLKEGHKHFSGLDEAVMKNIDACKQLSTITRTSLGPNGMNKMVINHLDKLFITNDAATIVSELEVQHPAAKLLVLAGKAQQEEIGDGANLTISFAGELLQNAEELIRMGLHPSEIISGYTKAIDKTIEILESLIEKGSETMDVRNKEEVVSRMKAAVASKQFGQENILCPLIADACIQVCPKNPMNFNVDNIRIAKLQGGGLRNSTIVQGMVLKGDASGSIKRVEKAKIAVFVGGVDTSATETKGTVLIHSAEQLENYAKTEEAKVEELIKSVADSGAKVIVSGAAVGDTALHFCERYKLMVLKISSKFELRRFCRTTGCIALLKLSQPSPDDLGYADSISVEEIGGARVTVVKNEEGGNSVATVLLRGSTDSILDDLERAVDDGVNTYKAMCRDSRIVPGAAATEIELAKQLKEFSFKEIGLDQYAIKKFAESFEMVPKTLAENAGLNSMEIISSLYAEHAAGNSKVGIDLEEGVCKDVTSLDIWDLHVTKLFALKYAADAVCTVLRVDQIIMAKQAGGPRRDQAPAGAGMDED; the protein is encoded by the exons ATGGCAGGGTATGGAATCAACTCGATGCTTAAAGAAGGCCATAAACATTTCTCTGGGCTTGATGAGGCTGTTATGAAAAATATTGATGCTTGCAAGCAGCTCTCTACTATTACCCGAACTTCTCTTGGCCCTAATG GTATGAATAAGATGGTCATCAATCATTTGGATAAGCTATTTATCACAAATGATGCTGCAACAATTGTCAGCGAACTTGAGGTTCAGCATCCTGCAGCCAAACTTCTAGTATTAGCTGGCAAGGCGCAACAGGAGGAAATCGGAGATGGAGCTAACCTCACTATATCATTTGCTGGAGAGCTTCTCCAAAATGCAGAGGAGCTAATCAGGATGGGCCTGCACCCTAGTGAAATCATTAGTGGATACACAAAAGCAATTGATAAG accaTTGAAATATTGGAAAGCTTGATAGAGAAGGGTTCCGAGACAATGGATGTGCGAAACAAAGAAGAAGTTGTTTCCCGAATGAAAGCTGCTGTTGCTAGCAAGCAATTTGGTCAAGAAAACATATTGTGCCCTCTCATTGCTGAT GCATGTATCCAAGTATGCCCCAAGAATCCAATGAACTTTAATGTGGATAATATACGTATTGCAAAGCTCCAAGGAGGAGGTTTACGTAATTCTACGATCGTTCAGGGTATGGTTTTGAAAGGTGATGCTTCTGGGAGCATTAAAAGAGTGGAGAAGGCAAAG ATTGCCGTGTTTGTTGGAGGTGTTGACACCAGTGCCACTGAGACGAAGGGAACTGTCCTCATTCACAGTGCTGAGCAG CTTGAGAACTATGCAAAAACTGAGGAAGCAAAAGTTGAGGAGCTCATAAAGTCTGTTGCTGATTCAGGCGCTAAAGTTATTGTCAGTGGAGCAGCTGTTGGAGACACGGCGTTACATTTCTGTGAACGTTATAA GCTCATGGTTCTGAAAATCAGTTCAAAGTTTGAACTTAGACGTTTTTGCCGTACTACTGGATGTATCGCTCTT TTGAAGCTGAGCCAGCCTAGCCCTGATGATCTGGGATATGCTGATTCAATCTCAGTAGAAGAGATTGGAGGTGCTCGG GTCACTGTTGTGAAGAACGAAGAAGGTGGAAATTCTGTAGCCACAGTGCTTCTACGAGGAAGTACTGACAGTATATTAGATGACCTTGAGAGAGCTGTTGATGATGGTGTGAATACCTATAAG GCAATGTGCAGGGACAGTCGGATAGTTCCTGGGGCTGCAGCAACAGAAATTGAATTAGCAAAACAATTAAAGGAGTTTTCTTTTAAAGAAATTGG ATTGGATCAGTATGCTATTAAGAAATTTGCCGAAAGCTTCGAAATGGTTCCTAAAACCCTTGCTGAGAATGCCGGGCTTAATTCAATGGAGATTATATCTTCTCTATATGCTGAACATGCGGCTGGAAACTCCAAAGTGGGTATAGACTTGGAAGAAGGTGTCTGCAAGGATGTGACCAGCTTGGATATTTGGGACCTTCATGTGACCAA ATTATTTGCTCTCAAATATGCTGCAGATGCTGTGTGCACTGTACTACGAGTTGACCAG ATTATAATGGCAAAACAAGCAGGTGGACCAAGGAGGGATCAGGCCCCTGCTGGGGCAGGAATGGATGAGGACTAG